The genomic stretch CACTAGCCCAAGCGAATTTCCACTACACCCGCTGACTAAAGAGTCCCCTTAATTTAAAAGATTAAGCCGCTATCAGACTGATCTAGCTTCTGAGACTGTTTTGATCTTTTTCCTTGTCCTAGGTTAATATTAACGCTGGAGTTTCCACTGTTGCTAATGATGTTTTTATTTCCATCCTCATTGTTTGTGCCCCCATTTGGACGAAAATCTGGATTTATTTGTGGCCTTCTGCGCGGATTATTCATCATAACTTCCCCTTTCTAATTATGTTTAATACTTATGTTCTACTATATGTAATGGGAATTTATCACGTATAGGTGTTTGCCTTAGGACAATCGTGGAGTTTTGTCCCAAAGTTTCTAGATACAAGCCTGTTTTCAATAAAAAAGACGGCCATACTTGGCCGCCTCCTTTTATCCTTATACTACCGTTCGACGTTCTAAATTAAATACATTCACTCGTTCATCGTCGAATCGGCTTAGCAGAGAGTCCACTCCATATTCTAATGCAAAAGCTCGCTCATTTTCAGAGATTGGGACCGCTTGTAAAAATGCAACTTTTTTATCTGATAACTCGATAGTAGAGAATGTGTCCCATAAAAATGGCGGAATCAATAAAATATGCTGCATATGAAGGCTATGGTCGAAAGAAGTAATAATGTCTTTATAAATTGCTCCAGGAAAGATTGAAACGTGCGACTTCATCATATGAAATACACACTTGCTTAAAATTTGCGGGAAAAGTTCAAATGAAGAATGACATGCCCCTACAATTTCAATGCGAAGTGGAATACCACCAACCGTGTATCCTGTTGGACAATGATATCCTCCTAATGTTGCGTATGCAGTTAATTCTGATCGCGGATGATTGCCTGTTGCTAAAACATGCACGCTGTGTGTTTTTTTTGCATCTTCAAATTCATCAATGCGATCCTTCCCTCCAAAAACTTCAACTGCTTTATGTATAATTTTCTCATCGTCTTTTGAATAATTAGTCATCAAAAAGCCTCCTTGCTATCAAGCTTACAAAGCCTCTACTGTACAGGATATACTACCAAACGAAAAATCGATAGCAATACGATAATTTGTGAACAAAATGTTATCTGTTCGTAACATATCCTTTAAAAACCAACTTCACATTTTCTTTTTACTACTTCTTCTAAACCATAGGCAAGTTCCCAATCAAAAGAAGCTGAATATACTGTGCTAGATAAATTGAGAATTGAACATGTGATATTATTTTCCATTGCCTTTATACACTGGTCATGTCTCAGATATTTTTGGAATATAGATAAAAACTCACTCTTATTCTTTCAGGAGGACTATTTCATGACTGAACATTTATTACTAGCCTTTGGTTTAACATTAATGGCAGGTCTAGCAACAGGAATAGGAAGTATTTTAGCTTTTTTTGTATCTACAACGAATACAAAATTTCTATCAATTGCACTCGGCTTTTCAGCTGGTGTTATGATTTATGTATCCATGATTGAAATTTTTGTAAAAGCACAGGATGCACTTGTAGGATCACTTGGTAAAGTATCTGGAAATTGGGTAACAGTTGGTGGTTTTTTTGCTGGAATGCTCTTAATTGCAATGATTGATAAATTCGTACCAAAGCAAGGAAACCCCCATGAACTAAAAACCGTAGAAGATATGAAGAAACCAGAAGTAAAAGACACTGCTCTCTTAAAGATGGGTACATTTACCGCTTTAGCAATCGCTATTCATAATTTCCCTGAAGGAATTGCTACGTTTACGTCGACTCTTCAAGATCCTTCTTTAGGAATAGCGATTGCAGTAGCAATTGCTATTCACAACATTCCTGAAGGAATTGCTGTT from Bacillus sp. 1780r2a1 encodes the following:
- the zupT gene encoding zinc transporter ZupT, which translates into the protein MTEHLLLAFGLTLMAGLATGIGSILAFFVSTTNTKFLSIALGFSAGVMIYVSMIEIFVKAQDALVGSLGKVSGNWVTVGGFFAGMLLIAMIDKFVPKQGNPHELKTVEDMKKPEVKDTALLKMGTFTALAIAIHNFPEGIATFTSTLQDPSLGIAIAVAIAIHNIPEGIAVSVPVYFATGDKKKAFKLSFLSGLSEPLGAIAAYFLLMPFLNDVMFGVIFAAVAGIMVFISLDELLPAAQRYDEAHLSIYGLIGGMAIMAISLLLFI
- a CDS encoding suppressor of fused domain protein, which codes for MTNYSKDDEKIIHKAVEVFGGKDRIDEFEDAKKTHSVHVLATGNHPRSELTAYATLGGYHCPTGYTVGGIPLRIEIVGACHSSFELFPQILSKCVFHMMKSHVSIFPGAIYKDIITSFDHSLHMQHILLIPPFLWDTFSTIELSDKKVAFLQAVPISENERAFALEYGVDSLLSRFDDERVNVFNLERRTVV